TAGGCCTTTAAATTGTGCATGTCTACAAGATAACACAAAATATTTAATTGTAAAGCTTATTTTTTAACAAACCCTAAGTCTTTCTTTGCGGATTCTCTGCATCTTTGCGCCTTTGCGTGCGCTTTTACCTTTTGATTCCAGCTTGCCCGGGTTATGGGCGAGCGCCTGAAGGCGCGACTACAAGCGGACTACGAACTTCAATCTCAACGAAAGGATTTGCCCGGGCCCAACTTCAAACCGCACGCGATTGCCCGCTTCAATCTGCAATTCCTGCAAATCACGCTCGTTGAGGTTTGTCAGGCAAACCGAGCGCAGCGCACACGCTGAAGCCAATTCGCCCGGCACGCTGGCAGCGGTGGGATTATACACACGCAAAATGAATCCTTGCTCATCCTCTGCCGGCTTGCATGCGGAGACCACGAGCGATGAGGGCGAAAGCGCCATGCCAAATTGTGCGAGATCAACCGCCGGATCGCCGCCTCGTCGCATGGCCAAAAAAGGCAGATGAAAACTCTCCAACTGTTCATTGACATAGCCGTACGCTTCGAACTGCGGCGCCGTGTGCGGAATAATCGCGTAACGAAACGTGTGCACGCCCGGGCATTGTGCTTCGGGAGTGTAGGTGATCCAGCCAGCTTCGCCGCCTGGCCGTGTGAGCAGATCGCCGCCGGAAAGCCGCGCGACGCAACGCAACAACGTGAGGGCGAGCGTACCCGGTTCTTCCGCTTTCAATTCATACTCCGGCATCCCGGCCGTGGCAATCGTCAAACCGCGTTCGCCTTCCAGAATGGTCACGCCGCGCTGCATGGGATGCACGGCCGTCGGCACTTCGATTTTGTATTCAGCAGGATTGACGGCATGATGCTCGCGCCGCGTGAGGCCAAATTGACTGTCGGCATAACTGATGTTCGTGCGAAATCCCGACGGAAACAACACGCGCAAGCGATGATCTTTTGCGTTGTTCTCCACCGTCGTTTGAAATTCCACCCACGGCTGATTGTGATATAGACTCACGCGCGTGCGGATCGGCAGTTGTACGCGGCGACGCGCTCTGCTCCGGCGCGACTCGGTCAAGCCTTCAGGCAGAGAAAGCGTGAGGGAGATCTCGATGGTGGCGCGCAAAGGTCCGGTTTCTACGAGGGTCACTGATGCCGCAGCGTCGTGCGAGGTGAAAACCGCATCCTTGCGCGGGTAGGAATAATTGTATTCATCGCCGGCATCGCCGCCGTCTTCGAACACATGCAAGCCGGAGAAATGTTCGCCGGTGCGCTTGTCCTGCAGGTTGATGGCGCCATTGGCCTGCGCCTCCACCCGCAGAAAATCATTTTCCAGAACATTTTCCTGCGTGCGCAAGCTGCTGTGATAAACCGGCATGCTTTCCTGCAATTCGACGCGGTAGCGCGCGAAGCCCAGACCGGGAACTTGCGCCGCATCGAGCAACACATGAAAGCGTTCGGTGAGCCGTTTGGAAGGATAGGAATAGTCGCTGTAGCGCAAGCCGTGCCCTTCGGGTTCATGCTGCAAGACTTGATAAGGCACTTCATTGCCCTTTTCACCGCGCAAGCAAAAACCGGCAATGAGCGGCAGCGGCTTTCTGACGCGCACGGTCGGATTCAATCCCACCACGATCTTTTGGCGGAAGAATTCGACCGGCGCGGCCACTACCTGGCTGGCGTTGCGCATCTGCGGATTGAAAACCAAAACACTCTCATGGCCTTCCCAGGCATCGGGATGAAGCCGGCGCACGGACTTGTCGATAATCGCTTCACCCACCTGCTGCACTTTTTCGAAGCGCGTCATCATTTCGCGATGCACGGCATCGATGCTGCAGCCGCAAATCGAATCGTGCGGATGATTCTGCAGCAGGAGTTTCCAGCCGTGTTCCAGCATGGGGAAAAGCTGCTGCCGGCCTGCCAGCGTTGCCCACATGGCCAGCGGCTCGACGTAGCGCGTGAGCAATTTCTCCGCGGCATGATTCGCTTGCTTGATGTACATGCGCGAGGAATTCACGCCCGACTGCACCGCAAAGGCATAGCGAAAGCCCCAATGCAATTCGCCCTCGACTTGTCGCAACTCAATTTGATGTTCGCGCAAATGATTCTTGACCGCTTCGACATAAGCCGGGATGCTGCTGTGGATGAATTCGCCTTCGCCCTGTGCAGTCATCACGCGCAACGCTTGTGGCAAATACGGCTCGGGGAAATGATGATCACCGCCATTCATGCACAAACGATGTGGGGTGGTGGCGCGCGGATCGAGAATCGCCTTCAGCTCCTGGGCTTTGCGGCGAAAGGCTTTGTCATTGTTTTCGCCGAGATACGCATCGCCGTAGCCGTTGGGCGGCAGATGAATCATTAGCACTTCAGAGCCGTCCGGCGCACGCCAGCGATATTCGGATTTTTCCTGTCCCGGTTCTCCGCCAAAACCGCGATAGACAATCGCCGTGTCCATCTCGAAGCCGCGCAAAATCGCCGGCATCATGGCGAGGTGACTGAAGGAGTCGGGAATGTAGCCCACCGGCATCACCGGCCCATAGGCAGCGCCCACTTTTTTACCGATGAGCAAATTGCGCACGGTGGATTCACCGGAGACCAGATACTCGTCCGGCAAAATGTACCACGGCCCGATAGAAATCTTTCCTGCTTGAATCAGTTGCTGCAACTCAGCCGCGCGTTGCGGCAGGATCGCAGCATAGTCTTCGAGCACGATGGTCTGGCCGTCGAGAGTGAAATGCTTGAATTCCGGATCAGCCGCGAAAATATCGAGCAGCGCGTTGATCATATCCACGAGATCGAGGCGAAAGGTTTCGAAGGTTTTGTACCATTCGCGATCCCAGTGGGAATGGGAGATGAAGTGATATGTCAGTTGCATGAGTAGCTTTCTGAAATCTGACCTCACCCGGCAAATGGATGAAGAAGAAATTTGCTAATTGTTGGCGGTTTGCGTGCCGATGCTTTCGAGAGACTCACCCGCTATTGTCCTGTCATCCTGCAGGAATCTTGTGAAGTCTTAGGTGTCACCGCAAGTACGTCACAGGATTCCTTCTGAATGACATTTCCCTTTGTCATTGTCCAAGAACTCGATCATTCGAATCACCGATCTATTTCACCTCAGCCAGCATCCGGCGCACCACTTCCAAATTCTTTTTTGAATTCTCGATCAATGGCAAACAATGCGTTTCAATGGTGACATGCTCGACGACTTTGTCGCGCGCCAGCGCACGCAACTGCCCTTGCCAATCCACTTTGCCTTCGCCCACCGGCACACATTCCACCAATGAGCCTTTGATGGTGTCTTTCACGTGTACGTTGGCGATCCATTGTTTCAACGCATGGTAGCCGTCGGGGTAGGGGGGCTCATCCGTGCCCACGGCATTGCCGGGATCC
This genomic stretch from bacterium harbors:
- a CDS encoding glycosyl hydrolase-related protein is translated as MQLTYHFISHSHWDREWYKTFETFRLDLVDMINALLDIFAADPEFKHFTLDGQTIVLEDYAAILPQRAAELQQLIQAGKISIGPWYILPDEYLVSGESTVRNLLIGKKVGAAYGPVMPVGYIPDSFSHLAMMPAILRGFEMDTAIVYRGFGGEPGQEKSEYRWRAPDGSEVLMIHLPPNGYGDAYLGENNDKAFRRKAQELKAILDPRATTPHRLCMNGGDHHFPEPYLPQALRVMTAQGEGEFIHSSIPAYVEAVKNHLREHQIELRQVEGELHWGFRYAFAVQSGVNSSRMYIKQANHAAEKLLTRYVEPLAMWATLAGRQQLFPMLEHGWKLLLQNHPHDSICGCSIDAVHREMMTRFEKVQQVGEAIIDKSVRRLHPDAWEGHESVLVFNPQMRNASQVVAAPVEFFRQKIVVGLNPTVRVRKPLPLIAGFCLRGEKGNEVPYQVLQHEPEGHGLRYSDYSYPSKRLTERFHVLLDAAQVPGLGFARYRVELQESMPVYHSSLRTQENVLENDFLRVEAQANGAINLQDKRTGEHFSGLHVFEDGGDAGDEYNYSYPRKDAVFTSHDAAASVTLVETGPLRATIEISLTLSLPEGLTESRRSRARRRVQLPIRTRVSLYHNQPWVEFQTTVENNAKDHRLRVLFPSGFRTNISYADSQFGLTRREHHAVNPAEYKIEVPTAVHPMQRGVTILEGERGLTIATAGMPEYELKAEEPGTLALTLLRCVARLSGGDLLTRPGGEAGWITYTPEAQCPGVHTFRYAIIPHTAPQFEAYGYVNEQLESFHLPFLAMRRGGDPAVDLAQFGMALSPSSLVVSACKPAEDEQGFILRVYNPTAASVPGELASACALRSVCLTNLNERDLQELQIEAGNRVRFEVGPGQILSLRLKFVVRL